One segment of Deltaproteobacteria bacterium DNA contains the following:
- a CDS encoding patatin produces MVAPSARCRDNAAVTDGKRPRVALVLSGGGARGAYEAGVIRWLRAVVPRELGHHADFRILTGTSVGAINACYMAATIDEPDDQGERMAAAWRSLRIEEVISLSARDLWKGARQLLGRAPERPKTGQFRYGGLLETRGLERFVFRQIPWRRIHHNIDARRIDAIAVAATRVGTGHTVVFVDCAGEPPAAWSRNPLIRRVATRIGPRHALASAAIPLLFPAVKIAGSFYVDGGLRLNTPMSPAIRLGADRILIVTLKHLSDIGRANLRERQLAAAREREAEDAYPKPLYIAGKALNALLLDHTEYDLERMRRLNAILQAGRAAFGPQFDEVLGAELVRLRGAPVREIVAETIRPSIDIGEISSEFMRNRRYRVDGVVGRRLLDRIATAEAAHESDLVSYLLFDGGYCSELVDLGYRDAEAHRDALLRLFAP; encoded by the coding sequence TTGGTTGCACCCTCTGCGCGATGCCGCGACAATGCCGCCGTGACCGATGGCAAGCGACCGCGCGTCGCGCTCGTGTTGTCCGGCGGCGGCGCGCGCGGCGCATACGAAGCGGGCGTCATTCGCTGGCTTCGCGCGGTGGTGCCGCGCGAGCTGGGCCACCACGCCGACTTCCGCATCCTCACCGGCACGAGCGTCGGCGCGATCAACGCGTGCTACATGGCCGCGACGATCGACGAGCCGGACGATCAAGGAGAGCGGATGGCGGCCGCATGGCGGTCGCTGCGCATCGAGGAAGTGATCTCGCTGTCGGCGCGCGACCTGTGGAAAGGGGCTCGCCAGCTGCTCGGCCGGGCGCCCGAGCGCCCCAAGACCGGCCAGTTCCGCTACGGGGGCCTGCTGGAGACGCGCGGGCTGGAACGGTTCGTGTTTCGCCAGATCCCGTGGCGGCGCATCCACCACAACATCGACGCTCGCCGCATCGACGCGATCGCGGTGGCCGCCACGCGCGTGGGCACCGGACACACGGTCGTGTTCGTCGACTGCGCCGGCGAGCCGCCGGCGGCGTGGAGCCGCAACCCGCTGATCCGCCGGGTCGCCACGCGCATCGGCCCGCGCCACGCGCTCGCGTCGGCCGCGATTCCCCTGCTGTTTCCCGCCGTCAAGATCGCCGGCAGCTTCTACGTCGATGGCGGCCTCCGGCTCAACACCCCCATGTCTCCCGCCATCCGGCTCGGCGCCGACCGGATCCTGATCGTCACCCTCAAGCACCTGAGCGACATCGGCCGCGCCAACCTGCGCGAGCGCCAGCTCGCCGCGGCGCGCGAGCGCGAGGCGGAGGACGCGTACCCGAAACCGCTGTACATCGCCGGCAAGGCGCTCAACGCGCTGCTGCTCGACCACACCGAGTACGACCTCGAGCGGATGCGGCGGCTCAACGCGATCCTGCAGGCCGGGCGCGCCGCGTTCGGCCCGCAGTTCGACGAGGTGCTCGGCGCCGAGCTGGTGCGGCTGCGCGGCGCGCCGGTGCGCGAGATCGTGGCCGAGACGATCCGCCCGTCGATCGACATCGGCGAGATCTCGTCCGAGTTCATGCGCAACCGCCGCTACCGCGTCGACGGAGTGGTCGGACGGCGGCTGTTGGACCGCATCGCGACCGCCGAGGCCGCGCACGAGTCCGACCTCGTGTCGTACCTCCTGTTCGACGGCGGCTACTGCTCCGAGCTGGTCGACCTCGGCTACCGCGACGCCGAGGCCCATCGCGACGCGCTGCTCCGGCTGTTCGCCCCGTAG
- a CDS encoding MBL fold metallo-hydrolase: MPRKLGQVTLTMVNGGDFRLDGGAMHGVVPKTLWNRLVSCDEHNRCTYTTNCLLVETCGKRVLIETGNGDKFPPDLKDIYGIDHDRCVAAALRDIGVEPESIDVVVMTHLHFDHSGGATRRDGDRVVPVFPRARHVVQARELVAATHPHERNRASYLAENIEPLREAGLLHTVDGEAEVAPGIRVLPTPGHTPGHQSVLIDGGDEKAVFLGDVVPTAVHVPLPWIMAYDLDVEATLASRKRLYERARAEMWMLLFGHDRHHAAYLEIDDRGRFRAGEPFSL, from the coding sequence ATGCCCCGTAAGCTCGGACAAGTCACGCTCACCATGGTCAACGGCGGCGACTTCCGCCTCGACGGCGGCGCCATGCACGGCGTCGTCCCCAAGACCCTGTGGAACCGCCTCGTGTCCTGCGACGAACACAACCGTTGCACCTACACGACCAACTGCCTGCTCGTCGAGACGTGCGGCAAGCGCGTGCTCATCGAGACCGGCAACGGGGACAAGTTTCCGCCAGACCTCAAGGACATCTACGGCATCGACCACGACCGGTGCGTCGCTGCAGCGCTGCGCGACATCGGCGTCGAGCCGGAGTCGATCGACGTGGTCGTCATGACGCACCTGCACTTCGATCACTCCGGCGGCGCGACGCGGCGCGACGGCGACCGCGTCGTGCCGGTGTTTCCCCGCGCGCGTCACGTCGTCCAGGCGCGCGAACTGGTTGCGGCGACCCATCCGCACGAGCGCAATCGCGCCAGCTATCTGGCGGAGAACATCGAGCCGCTGCGCGAGGCCGGCCTGCTGCACACCGTCGACGGAGAGGCCGAGGTCGCGCCGGGCATCCGCGTGCTGCCGACGCCCGGCCACACCCCCGGGCACCAGTCGGTTCTGATCGACGGCGGCGACGAAAAAGCGGTGTTCCTCGGCGACGTCGTGCCGACCGCGGTGCACGTGCCCTTGCCGTGGATCATGGCCTACGACCTCGACGTCGAGGCGACCCTCGCGTCGCGAAAACGCCTGTACGAGCGGGCGCGCGCGGAGATGTGGATGCTGCTGTTCGGCCACGATCGCCACCACGCCGCCTACCTCGAAATCGACGACCGCGGGCGGTTTCGCGCCGGCGAGCCGTTCTCGCTGTAG
- a CDS encoding M50 family peptidase, protein MVARSGRQHRALVVALLATLLLWHVPFGGFVLYPFKLLATWMHELSHGIAMLVTGAGFDRMEVYRDTSGYAYSLRSTGPLGAALVASAGYTGTAAIGAVLLVVGAGDRGARVALAAIGAALLASAALWVRNPFGIAATVGLGVALLGVAVFARAGATSLLLNFVAAQACVNAVLDIRVLFRSNLVVNGEVVQRSDAHTMADAAFGPAWLWAVAWLAWSLALFYVALRYSYRTSSRSDHGSAST, encoded by the coding sequence ATGGTCGCTCGCTCCGGCCGACAGCACCGCGCGCTGGTGGTGGCCCTGCTCGCGACCTTGCTGCTGTGGCACGTTCCGTTCGGCGGCTTCGTGCTGTACCCGTTCAAGCTGCTCGCCACCTGGATGCACGAGCTGTCACACGGCATCGCGATGTTGGTGACCGGCGCCGGTTTCGACCGGATGGAGGTGTACCGCGACACGAGCGGCTACGCCTACTCGCTGCGGTCCACCGGGCCGCTGGGCGCGGCCCTGGTCGCGAGCGCGGGGTATACCGGCACCGCGGCAATCGGTGCGGTCCTGCTCGTCGTCGGCGCCGGCGATCGCGGCGCGCGCGTCGCGCTCGCCGCAATCGGCGCCGCGCTGCTCGCGTCCGCGGCCCTGTGGGTACGCAACCCGTTCGGCATCGCCGCGACCGTCGGCCTCGGCGTCGCGCTGCTCGGCGTCGCCGTGTTCGCCCGCGCCGGCGCGACGTCGCTGCTTCTCAACTTCGTCGCCGCCCAGGCGTGCGTGAACGCGGTGCTCGACATCCGCGTGCTGTTCCGCTCGAACCTGGTCGTCAACGGCGAGGTCGTCCAGCGATCGGACGCGCACACCATGGCCGACGCCGCGTTCGGGCCAGCATGGCTGTGGGCGGTCGCGTGGCTCGCCTGGTCGCTCGCGTTGTTCTACGTCGCGCTGCGTTACAGCTACCGCACGTCGTCGCGCTCGGACCACGGCAGCGCTTCGACGTGA